Within the Aspergillus luchuensis IFO 4308 DNA, chromosome 5, nearly complete sequence genome, the region CGAGCTGCGTCGGGGTGTACTTGTCAATGCTGGCGCAATTGAGTGCGAATGCATCGATCCCGATGGCTTGTGCGGCTTTCATGTCGGTAATCCAGTCTTCCAGTTGATAATTCTCGACGATGCCGACCTATCATGGTTAGCATTGGCTATCCCAGAAGCTCAGTATGGTGACTGTTCACGGACCATGAAGTGGGCGAAGACATATTTGGGCTCAGCCTGGGGCTCGGTGAGTCCGACATCAAGAGCCGGGGCTCCCAAGACCGGATTAAGAATGCTCGCCGCAATGGCAGCGAGAACGACCAAAGATTTCGCCAGCATCTCTGGTGGGAATTAGcatataaatttctattgATACGGTGTGCATGTAGGATCTCAACAAATCTGAGATAGTGCCTGTGACGCCGATTTTATAGGCCGGATTTCCTCACAGATCACCCGGCGCCTGTTACCATTCACCAATCTCTAGGCATCCTACCCCGTGCCTGAAGATTCATACCCCAGACGGAGAATAAATCCCATTGTAGGCTTCTTCCGAGCGCAACTCTGCAACAGTAACTTCCCGCTCGGAAAATAATTAAGGTTGTGTTATGCATCGAGCGTTGTGTTACCTGCAGTGGCAAGTAACTGCCCGAAGCCTTTGTGTGATTTCTCCTCTGGGGTTAGTATAGGTAGTACACCGGGTGCATCCATCCTAACCCAGGTTGCACTCGGGACTTTACGTCCACTTGGGGTTGCTTGAATGGCTCCTGACCTGATCACATTCATAGGTTTCAACGGTTATTGCCGATGGGGTTGGTCAACTTCTACAATGTGTTGGGATATGATGGGGAGGGCTattggggaagaagttgacatATTGTAGACCGAGGAGAAGCCGTCACTGTCTAGATACTATCCCAGCCAGTGTCAAGTAGGTCCCGTAGTCGAATCATTAGCCCTGCTACAGTGAATGTTGATACATAGTGGCCTAGGGAGCTTTCGACTTACATCCGCCCTGGGTGTCAGTAGTCTCCTCTTTGACCCCGATACCCCGAAGGTTAACTGCTTCAATCGAGTGAAAGCTTGGTAGCAATAACCTAGGAAGCATAATCTTGGTAAAGAGTCGAGAGTGACAATGAAGCACCTAAAATCATAGGATGTTGCGTTACATTAACCTGAATCATTGTGGAGTCCGACTATTGAGTGTTCGGGCCTCAACAATTCTAGTTTAGCTGTGATGTGTTTATTATTGTAAATGTATCTAGTTCAAAAGTTGTAGTAtacaggaaagaaaagagcgTTGTCTGACAATAGAGCAATGTATACTCGTACTGTGTGGCAATACACGAAATAGTGCGTGGAATTCAGCGAATGGGCGCCCGCGCAATTTGAGTGGTAGAGTCTGGTCACGTGATTGGGCAATCACATTCCCCAATTCGAAAATCGGCGCTGCGACCGGAACAAGGTCGGCCCGCAGTCCGAGCTCCTTCCTGGAAACTCCCAGCCTCCCCTCTTGGCACCTTCCCTCCCTGGTCTCTCTGGCCATCTCATATCTCGCgttctcctcccaccaccatcctcaccatcctcaccatcaccaccatcgacaccatcaacaccaacatcgcCAGCATcgccaacatcgccaacatcgccaacaTCGCCGTTATCGCCAGCATCGCCATTACGCCATTACGCCAGCATCGCCAGCATCGCCAGCAtcgccagcatcatcatccttcccatCGGTCCCATTATCACCATCTTTCTGTAGTAAAGGAAGTACGTGTTTCTTGCTGTCCTCGCCGCCAGTCCTGCCATTCCTGTGTTTTCATAGGACTTTCCGATCTCACTCTGTGACTTCGGATCGGGCATGTGCTCGTGACCAGGCCGCAAGACCACGTACCAGTTTACTACTATCGTTGCCTCCATCACCTTTCATCCTCATTTATGCGAGTCAGGGCTGCTCAACGTCGCTTCAATAGCCCGGGTGGTCCTACTCTACTCTTATCGTTGCCTCCATCATCTTTCATCCTCATTTTTGCGAGTCAGGGCTGCTCACCGTCGCTCCAAAGCCCGGGTGGGAGGGTAACTCGATTTATCGAGGGTATATCGAACAGCTAATTTTGTAGCACAATGACTACGACTTCGCAAAACCCGACCGGGGTCTTGAAGAAGGCAGTTCTTGTTCATGCGCCCGATCTCGATGTTTCCTGCCGTGCCCGCCTTCGTATTATTCATGATCAAGCTGCTGACCAAGGATGCATCTTTCTTTCGATCACTGCAGATCTGGCTAACCTGAGCGGCAAATCACAGGTACTGACTTTGAATATCCCTCCAGAAAGTGTCGAACAATGTGCTCTAGCTCGACAAAGCAATAGTGAACTCTGTCCCTCTCACTTCGTTTCCATGCTCCCGGCGCCTGTTACCAATGTTTCGGCTGTCTCTACACTGAGTCTGAGCCTGTGTGCGACCGGCATTGTTCTCTGTCCCTCTAAACTAGATTATATCAGCCCAGCAAGACCAGGCGATCTTGATATCCATTCATTCGCGAAAATCTGTCAATCCCAATTCCTCTACCTACACTTCTCCAGACGACAATTTGTGAATAAAGAACTTGATAAGCTGGAAATCTTCTTCCGTGCTCTACGCACAAAGAGTCTTAAAAGAGTGTCTTTTGACCACTCTCGCCATGGCATGGTCCAGAAAGATTGGCGTGTCTTCAATTTATCGCCCAATCCACCCCCATATCGTCAAGAGCTCCTGTCCGAGCAGCTGGAGCAGGTTGATCCACCCCTATACTGTGAAGAGTCCGTGTCAGAGCAGGTAGTTAGAAAACGGCAGAGAGGTAATTTCTCATCCCACCATCTTAGGTGCTCTGTCGTTCAGTAGTTTAATCATAGTATCTAGAACCATGGTCAGTGTCATCTCATGATGAAAGCCGAAAGAGAGTACTCCTTCAAGCCCCTCCACCGTTAGGCTCTCCCACCGAAGTAAATACGCCGAGTACTCGCTCcccttcaccatcctccatTCGCCCAACCATCTTTCAGCGTGCTTCCTCTCCTGGCGACCCAGTGTGTAAGAAACTTGCGCGTCTAGAGCATGAGCTCCGTGGTGTTTCTGATGACCTAATTTGCGAACTATTAATCCGATCCGGACGAGGACATCTGCTGGCCATACCAAAGAACGTAGATCGTGCCCTACCATGCGAGGCTCAGAAAGCCGTTCCTACTGAGATCGAGATGGTTGAGCAGCGCCTCAAACGATATGTCGATGAAATGATTGAGCGCCGCCTCAAATCAGGCATACTGGACGAAGTTATCGATAGTGCTGCAAGCGAGTGTCGCGATCAGATCTATGATGAATGCAAAACCAACCAGGCCGAATTTCGCGAACAAGTCGACGATGGTAACTCCGAGGTACGCAACACAACGATGGAATGTCTGAAGGAAATAAACGAACAGGCACAAAGACACATGCATGAAATAGAAGAGCAAGCGCAACAGTGCATGAAGGATATCGAGGATCAGGGAATCGAAGTTGAGATGTCTGCGAAGAGGAGTATGGCGGAGCTCAAGCGCTGGTTCAGTACCCCTGCTCAGTCCTTACCTGAAATCAAGTCGAACCCTAGCCGTGAGATAGATACTGCTGCCAGGCGCAGTTCCATTTAGACTCGGCATTGGGTTCATTGTCTATCATTATCGTCGTGCAGTCACCTGGTCATTAGTCCACATGAAAACGGCCAAGCATAGCTGGGAGGCGGACGATTATGCCTGTAATATCTCAATAGATAGTTAGGTGAATAGACCAACCCATTGCCACTCATTGCCACTCACTTTGGAATAGAAGGGTATCAAGcctagaaaaaaaagtccaGTACCTACATAATCACATCGCAGCGCAAAACCACACTCGCCGTGAGCCTCGGCCGGTTAGACGATGCTGCCCTACAGGTCCTCCAACGTAGCGTGGCCGGCCATCCTGCGTGCAAACTTTCTGTGGTCCGAAAGTGATTCGTGGGGGACGCCCACCGGCCCACCGCGTCCTGGCGACCGATCTCGCGCGGCCAACTGGTCAACGCTTACTACGAGGGGatcacacatacacacagtCACTAAACGAAAGACCATTGATCTGTCAATTGACTACTCCAATCGTTGTGGTCTACACCCGATACATCTCATACATATATTCGGCCATTGCTATTCATCCATCTTGAACATCTGCCACATCTTCGGGTTTGCAACTCTACAGGTCAACGAGTGAATATATCTTGGTACATACACATTCTATCGAGACCAACTTGAAAATGGAAGTTGCGTTCCTCGGTTTGGAAATGTGAAAGTTAGCCTCCTTAGCTGCTATAGTCTGTATTGTACCTGTCTTCTCTCACTGCACTTTACTAACCACATCATTTGCCATACGAGAGAGGATCGAGACTCATCTTAAGATAAGTCTAGAAGCTCCCCCAAATCCGGCAAATCATAAGTTCACACATGTGGGCATTGCGCGTACACTCACTCAAAAATAAATGCCGTTTCTCTGTCGATCATGATGGAGAAAGCGATCTGTCCCGCGATGGTACGACATCTCTCCACGAGAATTTTCTCGATCTCGCCGTGCTTCGCAAGCTGACGACGGGGAAGGAAGTTCATTCCCGTCCTCAATGATCGACTTTGCCTTCATTCCCGCCTGACCCTATAAATAAAAGGGATCCCTGTAGACTGTATGGCATGATCGCTCTTCATTTACATATATTAGAGGGATTACCTGTACTAATTTATGCATATTAAAGCATTTCCACACGCCCCTCGGATACGAACATCATCTCGAGTCTAATTCCGGCATGGCCAAAGCTCATGGAC harbors:
- a CDS encoding uncharacterized protein (COG:S;~EggNog:ENOG410Q2AW;~antiSMASH:Cluster_5.21) codes for the protein MTTTSQNPTGVLKKAVLVHAPDLDVSCRARLRIIHDQAADQGCIFLSITADLANLSGKSQVLTLNIPPESVEQCALARQSNSELCPSHFVSMLPAPVTNVSAVSTLSLSLCATGIVLCPSKLDYISPARPGDLDIHSFAKICQSQFLYLHFSRRQFVNKELDKLEIFFRALRTKSLKRVSFDHSRHGMVQKDWRVFNLSPNPPPYRQELLSEQLEQVDPPLYCEESVSEQVVRKRQREPWSVSSHDESRKRVLLQAPPPLGSPTEVNTPSTRSPSPSSIRPTIFQRASSPGDPVCKKLARLEHELRGVSDDLICELLIRSGRGHLLAIPKNVDRALPCEAQKAVPTEIEMVEQRLKRYVDEMIERRLKSGILDEVIDSAASECRDQIYDECKTNQAEFREQVDDGNSEVRNTTMECLKEINEQAQRHMHEIEEQAQQCMKDIEDQGIEVEMSAKRSMAELKRWFSTPAQSLPEIKSNPSREIDTAARRSSI